Genomic window (Propionibacteriaceae bacterium ZF39):
CGTGCCCCTGCTCGACTCGCACGAGCCAGCGGCGCGACACGAATGCCTTCGCGCAGAGTTCGCCCTGGGTAAGGCCGGCCGCTTCCCGGGCGTCCCGGATTGCCCTGCCCAACTCCAATGGGGTGCGTACTCGCTCGTCCATGCCGCCTCGATCACTTGTGCGCGTTC
Coding sequences:
- a CDS encoding helix-turn-helix domain-containing protein; this encodes MDERVRTPLELGRAIRDAREAAGLTQGELCAKAFVSRRWLVRVEQGHDTAELGKVIDVLRALGLDFALVPRPHVKEPTLAEVLGEDWA